Below is a genomic region from Sphaeramia orbicularis chromosome 6, fSphaOr1.1, whole genome shotgun sequence.
TCAATATATTCATTTCATTAAATTGAACAAACACTGCTTTGTCTTCAGGAACTTTGCAAGAAGCTTCATGAGCAGATTGACATCAGTGAAGAGGAGAGATACTGCATAGAGTTCAAACTAAACATGGTTCTTAATGAGGTAAGACTttctttaataaaacacattgatTAACTGTTAAATATGGAGTGAACATTTACCAGTTtatacagtcgaggaaaaaattattagaccaccccttgttttcgctaatttcttcttcattttaatgcctagtacaactaaaggtacttttgtttggacaaatataatgataacaacaaaaatagctcttaagagtttaatttcagagctgatatctatcaatttttcatggttttcttgataaaaaccaaaatcacttaagttcttccatcaatatctatggcattgtactgacaaaaacagtgcttttaggcattccatgttttcttttctgtctgttttagtcacatgatgcacacaggagttagtacttgattgcataaccattgtttttgatgacttttgatggtctaataattttttttgcgactGTATTAATGGTCCTGTCTGTCCCAAATTTTCCTAAAGGTTCGAGATCTCAACATCAAGATTGTGGATCTGAGGGGCAAGTTTAAGAGACCCAGGCTGAAGAAAGTGCGTATGTCCGCTGATGCTATGCTGAAAGCTCTGCTGGGCTCTAAACATACAGTCAACATGGACCTGAGAGCCAACCTGAAGCAGGTCAAGAAGGAGGTGAAAGAAGAGGTGAGCTGCTACCTGCTTGGTTTAGTTGGAGCTTTATGGCTTTTTCACTACTGTCTTGTTGAGTCCAGACTGTTGGACTTTTTACAGTTTGATCCAAACCACATTTGCAGTGATGAAACCTGCTCTGGACCATGATTCAGACTAAACAGCTGAACTTCTGTCTGGTCTAAAGTAGTGACCTCAGTCCAGACCAAACTGAACCACAGTTAAATTCATTTACAGTGTGGAATTTGCACTTTTTAGATAGTTCAATGAGCAAAATTAACAACATGACAGTGTTCAGACCCATTCCAAAGGGAAACAGTGCACATGTAGATGATGACAGTATGGTGTGCGGCG
It encodes:
- the LOC115420975 gene encoding troponin I, fast skeletal muscle-like, whose amino-acid sequence is MATEKRLSARRKHTLKSCMLMVANNLLEAEASVKAEERQKFLAEKLPPLELPYSKDELMELCKKLHEQIDISEEERYCIEFKLNMVLNEVRDLNIKIVDLRGKFKRPRLKKVRMSADAMLKALLGSKHTVNMDLRANLKQVKKEVKEEDKQLRDVGDWRKNIEDKSDRKKMFDS